The sequence TTTTTTTCACTCAATAGTATCAAAACTTCCGCTTGACTTTTTTCAACTAAaggtaaacatttatttatggtTTCCATAATATTGCTCTAGAACAGtgaaacaatcaaaatattatctattacaaaaatttaaattattataattaaatatttacattatcaaTGTCGAAAAGAATGATTATAGCATTAATGTTGTGTACAAATTGATCAGATAGTTTATTTAAGCTAATGGaagtacataaatttatatcagCAGTGTAATATTTGCAGTCAATTGTCCAacgatttgataaaatattttcttcattattacaaatttcaatattttcttcattcctcaatactataaaaattataacagcaTTACTGAGTACatcaaattaataacttattaaataattattaataaacgagtagaataaaataacttatactaTCTAATACGATACATACAATTTCAGTTACTtatatggaataaaaataaattattttttattctttatatttttttatcctcTTTACACAGtaagtaatttatacatttttgaaggattaatgaaattgtttaactaaaaaaaaactttattataaagtgtaattttattttaaaaattaaatatgtaatttatacaattaagtaCATGTGAGATAGGGGATAAAGTATTATTGGTGATGTGTGATTAAATAACCTACCCATTAgtgatactaatttaaaatttgcgtTAGAGGATTAAATGAGATCCCTGTACCATTTCCTTTTAAGCCTGTGACAAAAATTTATTAGGAGTGACAGGATATCAGgatgtatatagtttttattagtgGATTTTTGTGGTTTTATAATTGAGTAAagaaatttttagttaattggtTAATTGGTGTTAATGCCAAGATCTTAATTGAAGAtcaaattagaaataattggTAAAGTATTAGTAATTAtgcaaattgtaatattttgaaaagtttgaattttgtttaaattgtatattttagttgATATTTGAATTTACAGTTCTAATGTTATACTTCACATGTATAGGTAGAATACACATTTTctaaaagcatttaaattataaacatgagAGGCACCAAGCTTACTAAAacttacttatacatatatttttatataatagtaccaTTAAtctgtgtttaatattttattttaataatcttttatcacttaataataatgagtaCAAATGTAGgcttacatttaattattttcaatggatCATCATCACAACAACTATATATGTAAACACAAGGGAGTTCACTTATTGacatgattacaaattattagttatttgagtgacaaattcaaaatttatgtcttttattaaataattaaagaataggTTTTTAATTGTAGaacaaagtaattttaaatttgaatactttaattaaataaacaaataatattatttaacaattttcgaTTGTATTAGCATTTCGCATATTTTGGTGTAGTACTGTTTACTGAAGTTGACTAGTTGAGTAGTAAGTTGATGTCATAATGATAAcacttaatcaatattatattgttttattttgataaaaattgaaataatcagctgatgtgaaaatattataacaatacaacattaaattattgatattacctTATTCCTATATTAGAATttgtagttaaattaattgaGCCACTAAAATCACTGAACGGATTTTATCAAATTTCTATGatctaaaatattgttgtttttacatagttttataaacatattaatcattactaatttagtatttacacatTAGTTTTAGTATTTACTACAAGTACATTACAGTAGGTGTAAGGTGCACaagattttatgtattttaaatttgtatgtcacaacataatctaaattatttttgtgctacttaattttgatttaatattaattgaaatacttgataataatcttaatctatatagtaattttgtttggaattaattataatatttaattttgagtcAAAATGAATCCTTGTATAATTCCTGAGATTCCCATTGATATACAAGGAGACAACAGATGGATGAGccaggtatataatttaaaattttaataatttgataatatttatacaatatgccattttatatatttattagcatGAACGTCATGTATCTGAAGCGAAAGAACGTGAACCTGATGTTATTATGATTGGAGATTCCATTATTCAGAAGTTACAATCAAGTCCTATATGGAATGATTTATTTGAACCTCTCCATTGTTTAAATTTTGGTATTGGTGGTGATCTTACCCAAGGAGTATTATGGAGAATCCAAAGTGGGATTCttgataatattaaacctaAAGTAAGTGAtgagacatttttaaatgttaatgtatacatatttatatgtgtgttatattatttaatttatttgagcTCGATTTGTCAAACAATACACTAAGAGAGGTGTACTATTCTCCACAGTTCATATTGCTGTTCATCTAAATATACCtattcatcaaaataaaattttaggtAAAATGTTATCAGCATTCTATCTTAATGCTATTTTTGCtaacaatttcataaattactgtatataattatattactttataagttCATAACTCATTTTCTGTAAGACATTTTTCTATtgtgaataatttaatagtttgaaTATTACCTTCCAGGTAATTAgtcattattaatatctaatagttAGTTCTAATTAGTACTTAGTAATTAGTAAGTATAACTatccttttaaattaaaattaataaataattaaaatttttattttagaaagatTAATTGTcgatactaatttaatgataaattttttttattattcctccaacattatgtgttttttatttgattaaatacatatttaaaaatataatagttattaactgACCATTACAAGGacctataagtatttatatctGATTGAGAattacaaatgtaatatattaatgatatatttatattagctattttctattattttactaGTTCCTTTaatgtttcaaattattattatcaatataaatcaaTCATTAAGTTCTTtttctattttcaaaaattagttaCTTGTAGCATTATCATATAGTTTTGAAAttggaatttaattaaattatcaccCTAATAGTAgcttagaatataatttatatatacatttatatcttgTATACTttacaaaaactaaattaaacaattatagaacataaaaagttaaaatattcttttcttATTAATGCTCttcattaatcataatattattttttaggcgTGTGTTCTTCATGTTGGTACAAACAATTTTGGTAATACTCCTGATGAAATATCGGAAGGTATTTTAACCATTATCAAAGAAATCAAATCCAAGCTTCCGGAATGCTATATCATCTTGttggtaattattttgtaaagtaatttgtattttgtctaAAGATACATTCAAActagataaattattactttattaactaaacttttatatttaattttctatatatgcaatatagtgttgtaatatttaaaagcaACAATGAATcacaattacaaataaaaatttcaccagaattaaaatgtttaatgtattagtaatattttgtgAAGTACTTTTGTGATTCATTTTTTGTAAACAAGTTGCTGTTTTGctctttttaaaatctaaaattaactgATTGCTGataagtgaataatattaagatgaacattaattttcattcttgaATCatgttttgatataaaatagtttgtatataaattttatgttttcagGATTTATTACCTCGTGGAGCAAGGCCAAATCCTTTACGTGTTCGTAACTCTAAAGTCAATGAAATTATGCATGAAAAAGTAAAGTCAATTTCTCGGTTAGAAGTAATTACTGTCAATACAGGTCTGTTACAATCAGATGATACATTGAGTGCTCAAGATATGCTTGATTATCTACATCCAACTGATACATGTTATCGTAAAATATTTGAACCTGTACATGAATTGCTCTTACAAATTCTTGGAGAAGCCAAAGATCTTGACAAGAATTAATTGGAActcaataaatatgattttatattcgCACAAAGAAAGCAAAAGCATTTTGTATTGTGATTCTTTAGTTTCATATTTTCttgttatttatgattttcatcATTTCATGGGgctttgatattttcaaattttgttcctaatttaattgtatagactgttttttttttttggggggggggggtgggaGGGATTATGAGAtgcattaaatttatcataagctatgatcattataaatatatttcaatattgctTGAAGctgatactattttttttattttaaattaattgggGAGTtggtatattagtattttttttaaaaaaaatctaattttgcaagttctttgtatacatttaaatatataaataaaaattagtaatatatttactttaatacttatattaataatatattataatacaaattttgcttattgaatttaatgatttgttatgtaaacatttatattaataattacagcaattttatgttcatGCATTGCACaaattgtaactttttttttggataaatttattttcgtcgtataatacaattaaaaacaatttaattcatCTAAGAAAACAAACCTTTATCTTTATTCATAATGAGTATATTTCTAGTTTtgatgttttgtattattattttgttggtaTGGTTGATCGGTGAATGCttcttaaaacaaataattgtagaAGTTTTCATTCCTGATGCATGGCATCAACAAgcgattaatatatttattgaaaagtaCATGAGTCTTTTAAGGTGTGATTCCTATGCACACACCTTGAGACGCTCAGCCAACGTGGCGCGATTTGAATTTTGGCCGCGTGGTCTAATATTGATTCCTATGTAAACGTCAAGAGACACGAGGCTTAAATAATCTTTATAAG is a genomic window of Rhopalosiphum padi isolate XX-2018 chromosome 4, ASM2088224v1, whole genome shotgun sequence containing:
- the LOC132930831 gene encoding platelet-activating factor acetylhydrolase IB subunit alpha2-like, coding for MNPCIIPEIPIDIQGDNRWMSQHERHVSEAKEREPDVIMIGDSIIQKLQSSPIWNDLFEPLHCLNFGIGGDLTQGVLWRIQSGILDNIKPKACVLHVGTNNFGNTPDEISEGILTIIKEIKSKLPECYIILLDLLPRGARPNPLRVRNSKVNEIMHEKVKSISRLEVITVNTGLLQSDDTLSAQDMLDYLHPTDTCYRKIFEPVHELLLQILGEAKDLDKN